From the Elstera cyanobacteriorum genome, one window contains:
- a CDS encoding microcin C ABC transporter permease YejB: MLGYILRRLALMIPTLFGILLVNFIVIQAAPGGPVERTIAAFQGRGGGDMDRLGGGGSETLNSDPQKRGTNITPELLAEINALYGFDKPPVERFVTMIGNYLRFDFGKSFFRDRSVVDLVAEKLPVSLSLGLWTLLLTYGVSIPLGIAKAMRDGSRFDVATSVAVIVGYAVPAFLFAVLLIVLFAGGSFLSIFPLRGLTSDGWESLSLMGKIADYFWHLALPLTAMLIGGFASLTLLTKNSFIDEIGKAYVLTARAKGLGERQVLYGHVFRNAMLLVIAGFPAAFIATLFTSSLLIEVIFSLDGLGLLGFEATTSRDYPVMFGTLYVFTLIGLLLQLLGDIVFTWVDPRIDFNRREG, translated from the coding sequence ATGCTGGGCTATATCCTTCGCCGCCTTGCGCTGATGATCCCGACGCTGTTCGGGATTCTGCTGGTCAATTTCATCGTCATTCAAGCCGCCCCTGGCGGCCCGGTGGAACGGACGATTGCCGCCTTCCAGGGGCGCGGCGGCGGCGATATGGACCGGCTGGGCGGCGGCGGCTCGGAAACCCTAAATTCCGACCCGCAAAAGCGCGGCACCAATATCACGCCGGAACTGTTGGCGGAGATTAATGCCCTCTATGGGTTCGATAAACCGCCGGTCGAACGGTTCGTGACGATGATCGGCAATTACTTGCGCTTCGATTTCGGCAAGAGTTTCTTCCGCGACCGCAGCGTTGTCGATCTGGTGGCGGAAAAACTGCCGGTGTCCCTGTCGCTTGGGCTGTGGACCCTGCTGCTGACCTATGGCGTCTCCATCCCCCTCGGTATTGCCAAGGCGATGCGGGACGGCAGCCGGTTCGACGTGGCGACCAGTGTGGCGGTGATCGTTGGCTATGCCGTGCCCGCTTTCCTGTTCGCGGTGCTGCTGATCGTGCTGTTTGCAGGCGGCTCTTTCCTGTCGATCTTCCCCCTGCGCGGGCTGACGTCCGATGGGTGGGAGAGCCTGAGTCTGATGGGTAAGATCGCCGATTACTTCTGGCACCTCGCCTTGCCGCTCACCGCCATGCTGATCGGCGGCTTCGCGAGCCTGACGCTGCTGACCAAGAACAGTTTTATCGACGAAATCGGCAAAGCTTATGTGCTGACCGCCCGTGCCAAGGGGCTGGGGGAACGGCAGGTGCTCTACGGCCATGTCTTCCGCAACGCCATGCTGCTGGTGATTGCCGGGTTTCCGGCAGCCTTCATTGCGACGCTCTTCACCTCCTCCCTGCTGATCGAAGTGATTTTCTCGCTCGATGGGCTGGGGCTGCTGGGGTTCGAGGCGACGACCAGCCGCGATTATCCGGTGATGTTCGGCACGCTCTATGTGTTCACGCTGATCGGGCTGCTGCTGCAATTGCTCGGCGATATCGTCTTTACCTGGGTCGATCCGCGCATCGACTTTAACCGGCGGGAGGGGTGA
- a CDS encoding hydroxysqualene dehydroxylase: MARTTVIVGAGVAGLAAAVMAVSKGDKVIILEAAPHPGGRCRAWPLAGEDLPLVDLGTHLILRGNRALHAYLDRIGAKDGFIAPGPTPGALTLIGGTDRLTLPLGPGLLLKPPAPLTRRALLAAHRLMRGGRVGDRLDLDSPTGRWLWHPLVRAALNIDPAEGDARLLSAVLRQGLLRGTAAACPLVPRDSLDTALIRPAIAYLTARGAILRTTTPLRRLDRTDDRITALHVGNGDTIPITPMSRIVLAVPPQAAHRLLPDLDVPTESRAILNLHATLPVPPAGDAPELLGLIDGTGEWFLRRGARVAVTLSAADRLRDTPATEIEAAIKADLLRLYGCAPDQVRLIWEKRATFAATPAQNARRPGPNVPGLLNLRLAGDWTATGLPATLEGAIRSGLRAVESFGRR, from the coding sequence ATGGCGCGCACAACGGTCATCGTCGGCGCCGGGGTCGCGGGACTGGCCGCCGCCGTGATGGCCGTCAGCAAGGGCGATAAGGTTATTATCCTCGAAGCCGCGCCACACCCTGGCGGGCGCTGCCGCGCGTGGCCGCTGGCGGGCGAAGACCTACCGTTGGTCGATCTCGGCACGCACTTGATCCTGCGCGGCAACCGCGCCCTACACGCCTATCTGGACCGGATCGGCGCCAAAGACGGGTTTATCGCCCCCGGACCAACCCCCGGCGCGCTCACGCTGATCGGCGGCACGGACCGCCTAACCCTGCCGCTCGGCCCCGGTCTGCTGCTAAAGCCGCCCGCCCCCCTGACCCGCCGGGCTTTGCTGGCCGCCCATCGGCTGATGCGCGGCGGCAGGGTCGGCGACCGGCTCGACCTCGACAGCCCAACCGGGCGCTGGCTGTGGCACCCGCTGGTGCGAGCCGCCCTGAATATCGACCCCGCCGAGGGCGATGCGCGGCTGCTAAGCGCCGTGCTGCGCCAGGGCCTGCTGCGCGGCACGGCCGCCGCCTGCCCGCTTGTACCGCGCGACAGCCTCGACACCGCCTTAATCCGCCCGGCAATCGCCTATCTGACCGCGCGGGGGGCTATACTGCGGACCACAACCCCCCTGCGCCGCCTCGACCGAACGGACGATCGAATCACGGCGCTGCACGTCGGCAATGGCGATACCATCCCCATTACCCCGATGAGCCGGATTGTTTTGGCCGTGCCGCCGCAGGCCGCGCACCGGCTGTTGCCCGATCTGGACGTGCCGACCGAAAGCCGCGCCATTCTGAACCTCCATGCCACGCTTCCCGTTCCGCCAGCGGGCGACGCGCCGGAGTTGCTGGGGCTCATCGATGGGACGGGGGAATGGTTTTTACGGCGCGGGGCACGGGTGGCGGTCACCCTTTCTGCCGCCGACCGGCTGCGCGATACCCCCGCCACGGAAATTGAGGCCGCCATAAAGGCCGACCTCTTGCGGCTCTACGGCTGCGCGCCCGATCAGGTGCGGCTGATTTGGGAAAAGCGCGCAACCTTCGCCGCAACCCCCGCACAAAACGCCCGTCGCCCCGGCCCGAACGTCCCGGGGCTGCTCAACCTGCGCCTTGCCGGGGATTGGACCGCGACCGGCCTGCCCGCGACCCTTGAAGGGGCGATCCGCTCCGGCCTGCGCGCCGTGGAGAGTTTTGGGCGGCGCTAG
- a CDS encoding type II toxin-antitoxin system RelE/ParE family toxin, which yields MIKSFADKTTLAIALGQRPRRIAEPLYEAVRDKLTLIESVDAVEDLRLPPSNRLEKLIGDRAGQWSIRVNRQWRLCFDWQDGAAWNVELVDYH from the coding sequence GTGATCAAGAGCTTTGCGGATAAGACCACCCTCGCCATCGCTTTGGGCCAACGTCCCCGGCGGATTGCCGAACCTTTGTATGAGGCTGTCCGCGATAAGCTGACGCTGATCGAAAGTGTGGATGCCGTTGAAGACTTGCGCCTGCCGCCCTCCAATCGCTTAGAGAAACTGATTGGGGATCGCGCGGGACAATGGAGCATTCGGGTTAACCGGCAGTGGCGGCTTTGTTTTGATTGGCAGGATGGCGCCGCCTGGAATGTCGAACTTGTCGATTATCACTGA
- a CDS encoding response regulator transcription factor: protein MSCVHIIDDDEAIRDALSWLLESRGVAARTWESAETFLAAWRADLRGCLLLDIRMGGMSGMELFDRLLAQGCTLPVIFLTGHADVPMAVAALKRGARDFVEKPFNDNDLVDRLLEALAAEAEAYARLASKADRASRLASLSARERQVMDLILEGLMNKVIADRLGISMRTVEVHRARVFEKMGAKTAVDLARLVAGE from the coding sequence ATGAGCTGCGTTCACATCATTGACGACGATGAGGCGATTCGCGACGCCCTGTCCTGGCTGCTGGAATCGCGGGGTGTCGCGGCGCGCACCTGGGAATCGGCGGAAACCTTCCTCGCCGCTTGGCGCGCCGATCTGCGCGGCTGCCTGCTGCTGGATATCCGCATGGGCGGCATGAGCGGGATGGAGCTGTTCGACCGGCTTCTGGCGCAGGGCTGCACCCTGCCGGTGATCTTTCTGACGGGGCACGCCGATGTGCCGATGGCGGTCGCGGCACTAAAGCGCGGTGCGCGGGATTTTGTCGAAAAACCCTTCAACGACAATGATCTGGTGGATCGTTTACTCGAAGCGCTGGCGGCGGAAGCGGAAGCCTATGCCCGTTTGGCCAGCAAGGCCGACCGCGCCTCCCGCCTTGCCTCCCTCTCGGCCCGCGAGCGGCAGGTGATGGATCTCATCCTGGAAGGGCTGATGAATAAGGTCATCGCCGACCGGTTGGGCATCAGCATGCGGACGGTCGAAGTCCACCGGGCGCGGGTTTTCGAGAAGATGGGTGCGAAAACGGCGGTCGATCTCGCCCGGTTGGTGGCGGGGGAGTAG
- a CDS encoding ABC transporter ATP-binding protein: MSAPLLEVQSLSITFNPLGGTPVAAVKGLSFRLDRGETLVLVGESGSGKSASALAIPGLLPKGTGISGAIRFAGDDLTQRPEAELRALRGNRIGMIFQEPMTALNPLHRVGDQIGETLRLHRGLSNAAARAKVLALLAEVGIDRAEERIDAFPHQLSGGQRQRVMIAAALACDPDLLIADEPTTALDVTLQAQILTLLKRLQAERGLGILFITHDFGVVRRMADRIAVLRYGECVEYGNAAEVLTRPHADYTKELLAAEPSGRPAPVPNSAPEVLRGEALSVRFGGRHWWGGAKPGFLALNEISVTLRAGETLGVVGESGSGKSTLGLRLLRLLAGGGQVSLLGQNLDRLSRPALRTARRQMQVVFQDPFGSLSPRLSVGEIIGEGLTVHPDGRDPVAAVADALRDVGLDPAMADRYPHEFSGGQRQRIALARALILRPQVLILDEPTSALDRSLQGQLIDLLRQLQAERGLAYLFISHDLAVVRALSHRVMVLKDGRIVESGPAELVLRQPQAEYTKALLAAAGI, translated from the coding sequence ATGAGCGCGCCGCTGCTGGAGGTTCAGAGCCTCAGCATTACCTTCAACCCGCTCGGCGGCACGCCGGTTGCGGCGGTGAAGGGCCTCAGCTTTCGGCTCGACCGGGGGGAAACCCTGGTGTTGGTGGGGGAGAGCGGTTCCGGCAAATCGGCCTCCGCCCTCGCTATTCCGGGGTTGCTGCCGAAGGGGACCGGCATTTCCGGCGCGATCCGCTTTGCGGGGGACGATCTGACCCAGCGGCCCGAGGCGGAGTTGCGCGCCCTGCGCGGCAATCGCATCGGCATGATTTTCCAGGAACCGATGACGGCGCTGAACCCGCTGCATCGGGTCGGCGATCAGATCGGCGAAACCCTGCGCCTGCACCGGGGCCTGTCGAACGCCGCCGCCCGCGCCAAGGTGCTGGCCCTATTGGCCGAGGTTGGTATCGACCGCGCCGAAGAGCGGATCGACGCTTTCCCGCATCAGCTTTCCGGCGGACAGCGGCAGCGGGTGATGATCGCGGCGGCACTGGCCTGCGATCCCGATCTGCTGATCGCCGACGAGCCAACAACCGCGCTCGACGTGACGCTGCAAGCGCAAATCCTGACCCTGCTCAAGCGGCTTCAGGCCGAACGCGGCCTTGGCATTCTGTTCATCACCCATGATTTCGGCGTGGTGCGCCGCATGGCCGACCGCATTGCCGTGCTGCGTTATGGCGAGTGTGTAGAATATGGCAATGCGGCGGAGGTGCTGACCCGCCCGCACGCTGATTATACGAAAGAACTGCTGGCCGCCGAACCTTCGGGCCGCCCGGCGCCGGTGCCCAACAGCGCGCCCGAGGTGCTGCGCGGCGAGGCCTTGTCGGTACGCTTCGGCGGGCGGCATTGGTGGGGCGGGGCCAAGCCGGGGTTTCTGGCGCTCAACGAGATTTCCGTCACGCTGCGCGCCGGGGAAACCCTGGGGGTCGTCGGCGAGAGTGGGTCGGGGAAATCCACCCTAGGGCTTCGGCTGCTGCGTCTTCTGGCGGGGGGCGGGCAGGTCAGCCTGCTCGGGCAGAACCTCGATCGCCTCTCTCGCCCGGCCCTGCGGACGGCGCGGCGGCAGATGCAGGTGGTGTTTCAAGACCCATTCGGCTCGCTCTCGCCGCGCCTCTCGGTTGGGGAGATTATCGGCGAAGGGCTGACGGTGCACCCCGATGGCCGCGACCCGGTGGCGGCGGTGGCAGACGCCCTGCGCGACGTTGGCCTCGATCCGGCGATGGCCGACCGCTACCCGCATGAATTTTCCGGCGGGCAACGCCAGCGCATCGCCCTGGCCCGCGCGCTGATCCTGCGCCCGCAAGTGCTAATCTTGGACGAGCCGACCAGCGCGCTCGACCGGTCCCTGCAGGGCCAGTTGATCGACCTGCTGCGCCAGCTTCAGGCAGAGCGGGGGCTTGCTTACCTGTTTATCAGCCACGATCTCGCGGTCGTGCGCGCCCTCAGCCATCGGGTGATGGTGCTCAAGGATGGCAGGATCGTCGAAAGCGGCCCGGCGGAGCTCGTGCTCCGTCAGCCCCAGGCCGAGTATACGAAAGCCCTGCTTGCTGCCGCAGGGATTTAG
- a CDS encoding squalene/phytoene synthase family protein translates to MLVGMNAPLPGLAAVLPPHRGKTAPQESFPVALRWLAGGHRAAILRFYGYVRAADDWADMPDPGMSVADRLAGLHRLATAAERDLTAIPAALAAFKALLPAFEADARGDLPTDLATALATCRASSVPVGRFLLDLHGESPLTYPAADALCLSLQLLNHLDDAPADRARWGRAYLPTAALPAIHAALPRLLAEAAPLPQLLRAPGLRRQAAATVMAAQRQAAALADGRPFGLRDRLACARAALVPARPPRPRLSGSFRLALPLLPAEARAAIAGVYAYARAWDALADEAGDLAALHAWHDRLTGLAEGRFPADLPPDFLALLTRYRLPRPPFLALLDGLISDLTAPPQAPDRAALLLYCDRVAGAVGTLILAALGIEDDALARSAGRALQLTNILRDLDADAATGRVYLTRADLPTLVPEVEALYADCTARLAARRFRGRWGVAVMIGLYRRLFRRLQAQAFAPGGRLTGADRLAVLLRAGRG, encoded by the coding sequence ATGCTGGTCGGTATGAATGCGCCGCTGCCGGGTCTTGCCGCCGTCCTGCCGCCCCATCGGGGCAAAACGGCCCCTCAGGAATCCTTCCCGGTTGCCTTGCGCTGGCTGGCCGGGGGGCATCGGGCGGCGATCCTGCGCTTTTACGGCTATGTCCGCGCTGCCGACGATTGGGCCGATATGCCTGATCCAGGAATGAGCGTCGCGGATCGTTTGGCCGGGCTGCACCGGCTGGCGACCGCCGCCGAACGGGATCTTACGGCGATCCCCGCCGCGCTGGCGGCCTTTAAGGCGCTGCTGCCCGCTTTCGAGGCGGATGCGCGCGGCGATTTGCCGACCGACCTGGCAACCGCCCTCGCGACGTGCCGCGCGTCGTCAGTGCCCGTTGGGCGATTTCTGCTCGATCTGCATGGCGAATCGCCGCTGACCTATCCGGCAGCAGACGCGCTGTGCCTGAGCCTGCAACTGCTCAATCATCTCGACGACGCACCCGCCGACCGGGCGCGCTGGGGCCGGGCCTATTTGCCGACGGCGGCGCTGCCAGCAATCCACGCCGCGCTGCCGAGGCTATTGGCTGAAGCGGCGCCGCTCCCGCAACTCCTGCGCGCACCGGGCCTGCGGCGGCAGGCGGCGGCGACGGTGATGGCGGCCCAACGGCAGGCGGCAGCGCTGGCCGACGGGCGGCCCTTCGGCCTCCGCGACCGGCTGGCCTGTGCCCGCGCCGCCCTGGTCCCCGCCCGACCGCCGCGCCCGCGCCTCAGCGGCTCGTTCCGGCTGGCCTTGCCCCTCCTACCGGCAGAAGCCCGCGCCGCCATTGCCGGGGTCTATGCCTATGCCCGCGCCTGGGATGCGTTGGCCGACGAGGCGGGCGATCTTGCCGCCCTGCACGCCTGGCACGACCGGCTGACGGGGCTGGCCGAGGGGCGATTTCCCGCCGATTTACCGCCAGATTTCCTCGCGCTGCTCACCCGCTACCGTTTGCCGCGGCCGCCCTTTCTCGCGCTACTGGACGGGCTGATCTCCGACCTCACCGCGCCGCCACAGGCGCCGGACCGCGCGGCATTGCTGCTCTATTGCGACCGGGTGGCGGGGGCGGTCGGCACGCTGATTCTCGCCGCCCTGGGGATCGAGGACGACGCCCTGGCCCGTAGCGCCGGGCGCGCACTGCAACTGACCAATATTCTACGCGATCTTGATGCCGATGCGGCGACGGGCCGGGTCTATCTGACGCGCGCCGACCTACCCACCCTCGTGCCGGAGGTTGAGGCGCTCTATGCCGATTGCACCGCTCGGCTGGCAGCACGCCGCTTCCGGGGGCGCTGGGGGGTTGCGGTGATGATCGGCCTTTATCGTCGCCTGTTCCGCCGCCTTCAAGCCCAGGCCTTTGCCCCCGGGGGGCGGCTAACCGGGGCGGATCGGCTGGCGGTTCTGCTGCGCGCGGGGCGAGGCTGA
- a CDS encoding HigA family addiction module antitoxin: MAYTYEDAKHLDFSEIVDPDTPIDAPIHPGRILQNEFLTPLGMSQYRLAKSIGVPQRRIGEIIAKKRRMTADTALRLEKFFGLRASFWLGLQERYDLALTERALAPVLATITPLRRDPLAAE, from the coding sequence GTGGCTTATACCTATGAAGATGCCAAGCATCTCGATTTCAGCGAAATTGTCGATCCCGATACTCCCATCGACGCGCCTATTCACCCCGGCCGTATCCTGCAGAACGAATTCCTGACCCCGCTGGGGATGAGCCAGTACCGCCTAGCCAAATCCATCGGCGTTCCGCAGCGGCGGATTGGCGAGATCATCGCCAAGAAGCGACGGATGACGGCCGATACAGCCCTGCGGCTGGAGAAATTCTTCGGGCTGCGGGCCAGTTTCTGGCTTGGTTTGCAGGAGCGGTACGATTTAGCGCTGACCGAACGCGCCCTTGCCCCCGTGCTGGCCACCATCACGCCGCTGCGGCGCGACCCGCTGGCGGCTGAGTAG
- a CDS encoding sensor histidine kinase, with product MRLSIPRRDLILALPTISLALIALLMGVLLWLYQAHERENERHTLIMDTLWAEQTLRFQLGSDEEKLRLLAEDLGRGMLGPLGFEGKARQMMAGNPEFTRLRWLEADGALRAALPPLPSLAEHDPAQLPLNEVRALGRPAYGLVSLAAGRGARDAPHLPLVTPIFRDGRYSGALVVDISLQALISQHVPWWFTERYRLVLLDANNAQLAAKPEVLPDPLIPTRELPTHRMPLDPPGQGVTLLVTLYRSGPWEAQAGIVAAISILALVAGASLLTARRQMRGRKRAEQALRAEHAFRKAMEDSLTVGMRARDLAGRITYVNPAFCAMTGYSPDELIGQEPPMPYWVPEDYDRTREVHDAVLVGTPYPSGFELRFQRRDGEKFDALIYEAPLIDADGKHTGWMGSFVDITDRKRAEEGQRQQQEKLQQTSRLVTMGEMASTLAHELNQPLSAITSYATGSLNRLQAAGGDPELEKALTKLSLQARRAGAIIRRIHDFVRKREPRLTACTLPEIAQDALSFLAPDARKLGVILHTDLPDDLPPIRADRILIEQVIVNLARNAIEAMTAVPRGRRVLSVTATAQADRVEVRVQDSGPGIPAAQQENLFNAFFSTKPDGMGMGLNICRSLIEFHHGRLWYETAADGGGVFSFTIPRATEDEHELRSHH from the coding sequence ATGCGGCTCAGCATCCCGCGCCGGGATTTGATTCTGGCGCTGCCCACGATTTCCCTGGCGCTGATCGCCCTGCTCATGGGCGTGCTGCTCTGGCTGTATCAGGCCCATGAGCGCGAGAATGAACGCCATACGCTGATCATGGATACGCTGTGGGCCGAACAGACGCTGCGGTTCCAGCTTGGGTCCGACGAAGAAAAACTGCGCCTGCTGGCTGAAGATCTAGGGCGCGGCATGCTGGGGCCGCTCGGCTTTGAGGGCAAGGCGCGGCAGATGATGGCGGGCAACCCGGAGTTTACCCGCTTGCGCTGGCTGGAAGCCGATGGTGCTTTGCGCGCCGCGCTGCCGCCGTTGCCCTCCTTGGCCGAGCATGATCCGGCCCAACTGCCGCTGAACGAGGTTAGGGCACTCGGGCGGCCCGCCTACGGCCTCGTGTCCTTGGCGGCGGGTCGGGGCGCCCGTGATGCGCCGCATCTGCCGCTGGTAACGCCGATTTTTCGCGATGGGCGCTATAGCGGGGCGCTGGTTGTCGATATATCCCTGCAAGCGCTGATTAGCCAGCATGTGCCCTGGTGGTTTACCGAGCGTTACCGGTTGGTTTTGCTCGATGCCAATAACGCCCAATTGGCGGCCAAGCCCGAGGTTCTGCCCGATCCGCTGATCCCGACGCGCGAACTGCCGACCCATCGCATGCCGCTCGACCCGCCGGGGCAGGGGGTGACGTTGCTGGTCACGCTCTACCGTTCCGGCCCGTGGGAGGCGCAGGCAGGCATCGTCGCCGCCATCTCCATTCTCGCCCTGGTCGCCGGGGCCAGCCTACTGACGGCGCGGCGGCAGATGCGCGGGCGCAAGCGCGCCGAACAAGCCCTGCGCGCCGAGCATGCTTTCCGTAAGGCGATGGAAGATTCGTTGACCGTCGGCATGCGCGCCCGCGATCTGGCGGGCCGGATCACCTACGTCAATCCCGCTTTCTGCGCCATGACCGGTTATTCGCCCGACGAGTTGATCGGCCAGGAACCGCCAATGCCCTATTGGGTGCCGGAGGATTACGACCGCACGCGGGAGGTACATGACGCCGTGCTGGTCGGCACGCCCTATCCCTCGGGGTTCGAGCTAAGGTTTCAGCGCCGCGACGGCGAGAAATTCGATGCGCTGATCTACGAGGCGCCCCTGATCGACGCCGACGGCAAGCATACCGGCTGGATGGGGTCCTTCGTCGATATCACCGACCGCAAGCGGGCCGAAGAAGGGCAACGCCAGCAGCAGGAAAAGCTGCAACAAACCTCCCGCCTCGTGACGATGGGGGAAATGGCCTCGACCCTCGCCCATGAACTGAACCAACCGCTATCGGCGATTACCTCCTACGCCACGGGCAGCCTGAACCGGCTACAAGCGGCGGGCGGTGACCCAGAGCTTGAAAAGGCGCTGACCAAACTCAGCCTGCAAGCGCGGCGGGCCGGGGCGATTATCCGCCGGATTCACGATTTCGTCCGCAAGCGCGAACCGCGCCTCACCGCCTGTACCCTGCCGGAGATCGCGCAAGATGCCTTGAGCTTTCTGGCGCCCGACGCCCGCAAGCTGGGGGTCATTCTGCATACCGATCTGCCTGACGATCTACCGCCGATCCGCGCTGACCGCATTTTGATCGAACAGGTCATCGTCAACCTCGCCCGCAATGCCATCGAAGCGATGACCGCCGTGCCGCGCGGGCGGCGGGTATTGTCCGTCACCGCGACGGCCCAAGCCGACCGGGTGGAAGTGCGGGTGCAGGATAGCGGACCGGGCATCCCTGCCGCCCAACAGGAAAATCTGTTCAATGCCTTTTTCAGCACCAAGCCCGATGGTATGGGGATGGGGTTGAACATTTGCCGCTCGCTGATCGAGTTTCATCACGGGCGGCTGTGGTACGAGACGGCGGCGGACGGCGGCGGGGTTTTTAGCTTCACCATTCCGCGTGCAACCGAGGACGAGCATGAGCTGCGTTCACATCATTGA
- a CDS encoding ABC transporter permease, translating into MRPLTRRRLTAFCSNRRGFWSFWIFLVVFCLTLGADLIANDKPLLVRYDGGFYLPVFTVYPETTFGGDFPTEADYRDPEVQALIQAKGWMVWPLIPYRYDTVVKNLPSPAPTPPDAAHWLGTDDKARDVLARLIYGMRVSLLFGLILASLSAVIGIAAGAAQGYYGGMVDLLAQRFIEVWSGLPVLYLLILLSSLVQPGFWWLLGTMVLFSWIALVGVVRAEVLRTRNFDYVRAARALGVGDGAILRRHVLPNAMVATITFLPFLLNSAIGVLTSLDFLGFGLPPGSPSLGEMLAQGKNNLHAPWLGITAFVTLAALMTLLVFIGEAVRDAFDPRRGLR; encoded by the coding sequence ATGCGCCCGTTAACCCGCCGTCGCCTAACCGCCTTTTGCAGCAATCGCCGGGGCTTCTGGTCCTTCTGGATTTTTCTGGTGGTCTTTTGCCTCACCCTCGGCGCCGATCTGATCGCCAACGATAAGCCGTTGCTGGTGCGCTATGACGGCGGCTTCTATCTACCGGTCTTCACGGTCTACCCGGAAACCACCTTCGGCGGCGATTTCCCGACTGAGGCGGACTACCGCGACCCGGAAGTGCAGGCGCTGATCCAGGCGAAAGGCTGGATGGTCTGGCCGCTGATCCCCTATCGCTACGATACGGTGGTGAAGAACCTTCCTAGCCCGGCGCCGACGCCGCCCGATGCGGCCCATTGGCTTGGCACCGACGATAAGGCGCGCGATGTGCTGGCGCGGCTGATCTATGGCATGCGGGTGTCGCTGCTGTTCGGTCTCATCCTCGCCAGCCTGTCGGCGGTGATCGGCATCGCGGCGGGGGCCGCGCAGGGCTATTACGGCGGCATGGTCGATCTGCTGGCCCAGCGCTTCATTGAGGTTTGGAGCGGCCTGCCGGTGCTCTACCTCCTCATCCTTCTGTCCAGTCTGGTGCAGCCGGGCTTCTGGTGGCTGCTGGGGACGATGGTGCTGTTCAGTTGGATCGCCCTGGTCGGCGTGGTGCGGGCGGAGGTTCTGCGCACACGCAACTTCGATTACGTCCGCGCCGCCCGCGCCCTGGGGGTGGGCGATGGGGCGATCCTGCGCCGCCATGTGCTGCCGAATGCGATGGTGGCGACGATTACCTTTCTGCCGTTTCTGCTGAATAGCGCCATCGGCGTGCTGACCAGTCTCGATTTCCTAGGCTTCGGTCTGCCGCCCGGCTCGCCGTCCTTGGGGGAAATGCTGGCGCAGGGGAAGAATAATCTGCACGCGCCCTGGCTGGGGATTACCGCCTTCGTGACGCTGGCGGCGCTGATGACGCTGCTGGTCTTTATCGGCGAAGCGGTGCGCGACGCTTTCGACCCGCGCCGGGGGCTGCGATGA
- the dusA gene encoding tRNA dihydrouridine(20/20a) synthase DusA, producing MTTVTPLAIPDSRALLSVAPMIDWTDRHFRFFLRLITKRSRLYTEMITSAALKYGDKARHLDFDPAEHSIALQLGGADPQELAEAAKLGADWGYDEINLNVGCPSDRVQSGKFGACLMAEPDLVARCVEAMARAVPLPVTVKHRLAIDEMDEAETVFRFVETVRDAGCKRFIVHARKAWLKGLSPKENREIPPLRYELVHALKDRFPDLDLTLNGGIRSLDAATEHLPHLDGVMIGRAAYEDPWIFAEADARFYGGGPGPESRAAVVQAMLPYIERRLAEGVPLKAITRHMLTLYRGQPGGRAWRRYLSEVAHRPGAGPEVVEAALRMTETPALAA from the coding sequence ATGACGACTGTAACGCCCCTTGCCATTCCCGACTCCCGCGCGCTCTTGAGCGTGGCGCCGATGATCGACTGGACCGACCGGCATTTCCGCTTCTTTCTGCGCCTGATCACCAAGCGCTCGCGCCTCTATACGGAAATGATCACCAGCGCGGCGCTGAAGTATGGCGATAAGGCGCGGCATTTGGATTTCGATCCGGCGGAACATTCGATCGCCCTGCAACTCGGCGGGGCCGATCCGCAAGAATTGGCGGAGGCGGCGAAGCTTGGCGCCGACTGGGGCTATGACGAAATCAACCTCAACGTCGGCTGCCCGTCCGACCGGGTGCAATCGGGGAAGTTCGGCGCCTGCCTGATGGCGGAACCCGATCTGGTCGCCCGCTGCGTCGAGGCGATGGCCCGCGCCGTGCCGCTGCCGGTGACGGTCAAGCACCGGCTGGCGATTGATGAGATGGACGAGGCGGAAACCGTCTTCCGCTTTGTCGAGACCGTGCGCGATGCGGGCTGCAAGCGTTTTATCGTTCACGCGCGTAAGGCGTGGTTGAAGGGCCTCAGCCCGAAGGAAAACCGCGAAATCCCGCCACTGCGCTACGAGTTGGTGCATGCGCTGAAAGACCGATTCCCCGATCTCGACCTAACTTTGAACGGCGGCATTCGTAGCCTTGATGCGGCGACGGAGCATTTGCCGCATCTCGATGGGGTGATGATCGGGCGAGCGGCCTATGAAGACCCGTGGATTTTTGCCGAAGCCGACGCCCGTTTCTATGGCGGCGGCCCCGGCCCCGAAAGCCGGGCAGCGGTGGTACAGGCTATGCTGCCCTATATCGAGCGGCGTCTTGCCGAAGGCGTGCCGCTGAAAGCGATCACCCGCCATATGCTCACGCTCTATCGTGGGCAGCCGGGCGGGCGGGCGTGGCGGCGCTATTTGTCGGAAGTGGCCCATCGCCCCGGCGCGGGACCGGAGGTGGTGGAAGCCGCCCTGCGCATGACCGAAACTCCGGCCTTGGCGGCCTGA